ttggTTTAGTGCAAATTGGTTATAAACCTTTAACCTTAAAAGGTCTTCCAGAAATATTTCTAGTTGTATTacgtgatgctagaaatttaaatttcagaaaATCTCTGATGGGATCAATAGAATCCACTCTTGCTTATTACCCTATATATTTTAACACTCAGCCAAACTTACAACTATCTTTGACTGATATGAATAATTTTGATGCTTTAATCTTAAATGTGAAAACACATGGCTATAATTATGCTAGTGGATCTGAACTTATATGTTTGTCTTATCGTATTTATTATCGTTTATTATCTActttaaatcctcgatgtaaatCGATCAAAGATACTTCTGATTATATTATGCTTATCGAAATCAATTTTGCAAGATCCAAGGTCAGTACGAGGagacctattagatgggatgagattaatttcccaaaaacatggattttaaattcGGTCATTTCTCTAAAACAACTTGTGGAGGATGTGACAAATTCTGAGTTAACTCATGCAACTTAAAATACAGACGGAAGAATTTGTCTCCAATTTGACGATAATTCtaccatttataatcaaaattccttttttattcctaaaatattACCTGCTATGCATCATATATCTCTAGTTGAACAAGCATATGGTCCAGCTAGGAGTTGTGCTGCATCTTTACATACTTTAAATTCTACAGATTTGCATATTCCAttcaaaaatattgataaaattaaaatcaatcctaaaacaaatatagttcaagataatgACAATATCCCAGATAGGGATAACCCCACTCCCTCCGAAATAGAGTTTGATGTTAATTCTTGTTAAATCATGATTCCACGCCTAATTGATTTTTACCCTGGTTCATAATCAAGGAATTATAttaaaagggaatttttttgtgaaaaatagaaTATGTTTAGGACATGGTTTCTTGAAACTTATAGTCctgataaaatgaaaaatatttctaaagatttctatgaaatgtgtgcattacataatcaaattatttgCTTTGAACCATGGTTTATATCTACATATCTGCTGTTATATGTAAAACTTATTGAGATATCGTACCAAGATGAAAATGGCACCATCACTCAGGCCATTTACCCTCCTCAATCACCTTTCATATTACCGAATAATACAGGAATAACTTTCtttacttttcaaaaattcattgataatgaagttggaaaaatcactatttcataaataaatagtctaattgctcaaaataattattttaatctttatgtgaaatttcttggagaacatatttcttctcttgataaaaaactagATATCATGACAGATTTGATGAAGAAGCTAAGCGATAGTCAAAAGACATCTGATATTACTTCTACCTCAGAATGCAAAACAGAAGATTTGACAGCTAAGCCTCATGCTCAAAGACCTCCTGATATTCAAGGATTTGAAAAACCCTCTGATTTAGAACGGcttgaaaaattacttaaaaagaAATTTGCTAGTTTAAATATAAAACCCATGGATCTGTCCAATAATTTTACTgatgctattgaatctctttctAATAATCTTGAAGATATAAAGTCCACTCCAATTTTGAACATAGGAGTGGAAATCCACTCAGAGTTAAATAAACTCAGAGGATTGGTAAGAAAATATCTAGGGGGAAATATGTTGATATTCCCCGTATGCAAACTGCCTATTATCTATGACCAACTCCTCAAGATATTCTGATAGAAGAAAGAGAGTGGTCATTAACAAACGCATCATATAGTGGAGATCATATATATGAATGGAACTTAGATGGATTATCTAAAATACAATTATCTATATTAGTCCATCGCATGCTAAAGTATTCTACTATTTCAAAAGTCTCTAGCCCTAAAGATACTGAGGGTAACCCTATTCGAACAGATGCTACTATATGCAAAATGATTGTTGCaggttttactggccaacttcgtggaaggtgggataattttctttctaacgaagaaagaaataaaatttttgaagccAAAAATATGTTGCCAGGTATTGATAACCTAGGTAGAGAATTACCAGAAGGTAGATAAGATGTTGTATATACCATTATGCTaactattatttaaaaatttggaggTAGATTTACCAACCAACATGAAAATACTCGTACCCTCTTAAATGGTCTTAGGTGTAAACATTTAAAAGAATTCAGATGGTACAAGGATACTTTCATAAGTAGAGTTATGGATCTACCCAAATCTAGATTTGAACATTGGAAGGCTAGATTCATAGATGCTCTTCCTCCTCTTTTTGTAGAAAGGGTTAAAAAACCTATCAAGGGTCAATATGGTGCAATTCCTTGGACAGATTTCACTTATGGTCATCTTATAGCAGCTTGTACCGAAGAAGGCCAAAAAATTTGTAATGAGTTAAAATTctctagacaaattaagcttAATAGGCTTAAAGAAAGATCCCAATTAGGTGATTTCTGAGAACAATTTGAAATGGAAAATCCTACTTCTGCCTCTAGAAAAAAAGGTCATAGACATATAAAACCCAATGATCTAGATAAACCCTATAGAAAAAAGAGATCTAGACATAGATCCAAAGAAAAGTGTGAAGTTAGAAAAACCCATCGTAAGTTTACTAGATTTACAAAAAAAAGTTTTAAGAAAGACTTAGCTAAAATCAAGTGTTACAATTGTGGTCAATTTGGTCATATTGCTCCAAattgtaaacttcaaaaactcaagtccttaggactttctgatgaGATTCATGATAAGGTCTATGGTTTGTAATATACTTCAGGTTCTGAATTTGATTATGAATATGAAtctgaatttgaaaataatattgaattacCTAATTCAACTGACGATGAGAATCATGAAAAAGCTAATGCTAATGCTTGCACTAATTGTAATAATAATGTTTGTGATTGTGATGAtgctttttataaattataatccNNNNNNNNNNNNNNNNNNNNNNNNNNNNNNNNNNNNNNNNNNNNNNNNNNNNNNNNNNNNNNNNNNNNNNNNNNNNNNNNNNNNNNNNNNNNNNNNNNNNNNNNNNNNNNNNNNNNNNNNNNNNNNNNNNNNNNNNNNNNNNNNNNNNNNNNNNNNNNNNNNNNNNNNNNNNNNNNNNNNNNNNNNNNNNNNNNNNNNNNNNNNNNNNNNNNNNNNNNNNNNNNNNNNNNNNNNNNNNNNNNNNNNNNNNNNNNNNNNNNNNNNNNNNNNNNNNNNNNNNNNNNNNNNNNNNNNNNNNNNNNNNNNNNNNNNNNNNNNNNNNNNNNNNNNNNNNNNNNNNNNNNNNNNNNNNNNNNNNNNNNNNNNNNNNNNNNNNNNNNNNNNNNNNNNNNNNNNNNNNNNNNNNNNNNNNNNNNNNNNNNNNNNNNNNNNNNNNNNNNNNNNNNNNNNNNNNNNNNNNNNNNNNNNNNNNNNNNNNNNNNNNNNNNNNNNNNNNNNNNNNNNNNNNNNNNNNNNNNNNNNNNNNNNNNNNNNNNNNNNNNNNNNNNNNNNNNNNNNNNNNNNNNNNNNNNNNNNNNNNNNNNNNNNNNNNNNNNNNNNNNNNNNNNNNNNNNNNNNNNNNNNNNNNNNNNNNNNNNNNNNNNNNNNNNNNNNNNNNNNNNNNNNNNNNNNNNNNNNNNNNNNNNNNNNNNNNNNNNNNNNNNNNNNNNNNNNNNNNNNNNNNNNNNNNNNNNNNNNNNNNNNNNNNNNNNNNNNNNNNNNNNNNNNNNNNNNNNNNNNNNNNNNNNNNNNNNNNNNNNNNNNNNNNNNNNNNNNNNNNNNNNNNNNNNNNNNNNNNNNNNNNNNNNNNNNNNNNNNNNNNNNNNNNNNNNNNNNNNNNNNNNNNNNNNNNNNNNNNNNNNNNNNNNNNNNNNNNNNNNNNNNNNNNNNNNNNNNNNNNNNNNNNNNNNNNNNNNNNNNNNNNNNNNNNNNNNNNNNNNNNNNNNNNNNNNNNNNNNNNNNNNNNNNNNNNNNNNNNNNNNNNNNNNNNNNNNNNNNNNNNNNNNNNNNNNNNNNNNNNNNNNNNNNNNNNNNNNNNNNNNNNNNNNNNNNNNNNNNNNNNNNNNNNNNNNNNNNNNNNNNNNNNNNNNNNNNNNNNNNNNNNNNNNNNNNNNNNNNNNNNNNNNNNNNNNNNNNNNNNNNNNNNNNNNNNNNNNNNNNNNNNNNNNNNNNNNNNNNNNNNNNNNNNNNNNNNNNNNNNNNNNNNNNNNNNNNNNNNNNNNNNNNNNNNNNNNNNNNNNNNNNNNNNNNNNNNNNNNNNNNNNNNNNNNNNNNNNNNNNNNNNNNNNNNNNNNNNNNNNNNNNNNNNNNNNNNNNNNNNNNNNNNNNNNNNNNNNNNNNNNNNNNNNNNNNNNNNNNNNNNNNNNNNNNNNNNNNNNNNNNNNNNNNNNNNNNNNNNNNNNNNNNNNNNNNNNNNNNNNNNNNNNNNNNNNNNNNNNNNNNNNNNNNNNNNNNNNNNNNNNNNNNNNNNNNNNNNNNNNNNNNNNNNNNNNNNNNNNNNNNNNNNNNNNNNNNNNNNNNNNNNNNNNNNNNNNNNNNNNNNNNNNNNNNNNNNNNNNNNNNNNNNNNNNNNNNNNNNNNNNNNNNNNNNNNNNNNNNNNNNNNNNNNNNNNNNNNNNNNNNNNNNNNNNNNNNNNNNNNNNNNNNNNNNNNNNNNNNNNNNNNNNNNNNNNNNNNNNNNNNNNNNNNNNNNNNNNNNNNNNNNNNNNNNNNNNNNNNNNNNNNNNNNNNNNNNNNNNNNNNNNNNNNNNNNNNNNNNNNNNNNNNNNNNNNNNNNNNNNNNNNNNNNNNNNNNNNNNNNNNNNNNNNNNNNNNNNNNNNNNNNNNNNNNNNNNNNNNNNNNNNNNNNNNNNNNNNNNNNNNNNNNNNNNNNNNNNNNNNNNNNNNNNNNNNNNNNNNNNNNNNNNNNNNNNNNNNNNNNNNNNNNNNNNNNNNNNNNNNNNNNNNNNNNNNNNNNNNNNNNNNNNNNNNNNNNNNNNNNNNNNNNNNNNNNNNNNNNNNNNNNNNNNNNNNNNNNNNNNNNNNNNNNNNNNNNNNNNNNNNNNNNNNNNNNNNNNNNNNNNNNNNNNNNNNNNNNNNNNNNNNNNNNNNNNNNNNNNNNNNNNNNNNNNNNNNNNNNNNNNNNNNNNNNNNNNNNNNNNNNNNNNNNNNNNNNNNNNNNNNNNNNNNNNNNNNNNNNNNNNNNNNNNNNNNNNNNNNNNNNNNNNNNNNNNNNNNNNNNNNNNNNNNNNNNNNNNNNNNNNNNNNNNNNNNNNNNNNNNNNNNNNNNNNNNNNNNNNNNNNNNNNNNNNNNNNNNNNNNNNNNNNNNNNNNNNNNNNNNNNNNNNNNNNNNNNNNNNNNNNNNNNNNNNNNNNNNNNNNNNNNNNNNNNNNNNNNNNNNNNNNNNNNNNNNNNNNNNNNNNNNNNNNNNNNNNNNNNNNNNNNNNNNNNNNNNNNNNNNNNNNNNNNNNNNNNNNNNNNNNNNNNNNNNNNNNNNNNNNNNNNNNNNNNNNNNNNNNNNNNNNNNNNNNNNNNNNNNNNNNNNNNNNNNNNNNNNNNNNNNNNNNNNNNNNNNNNNNNNNNNNNNNNNNNNNNNNNNNNNNNNNNNNNNNNNNNNNNNNNNNNNNNNNNNNNNNNNNNNNNNNNNNNNNNNNNNNNNNNNNNNNNNNNNNNNNNNNNNNNNNNNNNNNNNNNNNNNNNNNNNNNNNNNNNNNNNNNNNNNNNNNNNNNNNNNNNNNNNNNNNNNNNNNNNNNNNNNNNNNNNNNNNNNNNNNNNNNNNNNNNNNNNNNNNNNNNNNNNNNNNNNNNNNNNNNNNNNNNNNNNNNNNNNNNNNNNNNNNNNNNNNNNNNNNNNNNNNNNNNNNNNNNNNNNNNNNNNNNNNNNNNNNNNNNNNNNNNNNNNNNNNNNNNNNNNNNNNNNNNNNNNNNNNNNNNNNNNNNNNNNNNNNNNNNNNNNNNNNNNNNNNNNNNNNNNNNNNNNNAATTTGCCAGTATCCAGATTTTTAatcgaattttaaaaatatattggcATCATGTAATCTAGATAATAAATCTTTCTTATTGGGAATTGGATAtctaatccatttttaaaacttatcaACTTATTGGTGATTATCTAATTGTCAAGTTTTTCTAAATAGTGGTCTTAATCTTTAttgaaagttaaattatttttacattatgTTATTCCTTTTTCCTTTTGTTAATGGCATGTTATTGTGACATTGGTATAGACCATTGCTTTCATAGAGGGATGAGGCTAATGATTACGGATTTGTAGATTCTTATCAATTTATTGTTAGctttaatttttgtatgtttatatatattgtaaaatttCCTTCAGTAAAACAGTTGTTTTAAACTAAATGTTTACattagtatatatgtatttaattatttatgtatctaTGATAAATTTGTTTGCATCAGATTTCATAACtgcacacaaaaaaaatattttataactacGTGAATCGATTTTTTCCCTAGTGTTATCTGTAAAAATtggggaaaggacagaaacgacacttcaaattaaactatttccttgaaaatggtcatgaaatttaaatttcactttctagtcattttaatttactgactggttctataccgtttttacataatttttatacaggttttatacaaatcttatacgtAAATATTCTATAcagaaattatacagttttgatacataatttatataataactatacatttgcacttcaaattaaactatttcctctaaaatgaccatggaatttaaattctattttgtagccattttaatttactgactggttctataccgtttttacacaacttttatacaggttttatacaaatcttatacataaatattctatacggaaattatacagttttgatacataatctatataataactgtactttttttttacacgctttatacaataattatataatttgtatacactttctatatattgtacatatacatatttgatagaactatacaatttctatacatatatcttatatagattcatattctatttaataattatatcatttttatataatttaattattatttctatacaataaaaaaaagcagaatctttgatcaatttaaaaatttatagtaaaaaaaaattaaaatatttttaaaagggacgaattgcccaagttgaatattgtattagtattgtatatagacGTATCAGTATCATATATAGATTGTATATAAACTATGTggatcaaaatgacccaaattggaAAAGATTAGAAAATGGTCATAAAATAACATTTATTTAACCGACTGAATATTATTTGTCCAAATACCAAACTTGAGCTATAATTgagctattattttttaaaacgtTCATAGTCCTTTTCCCGTAAAAATTCCAAAAGCCCCAAAgaaattcatatatttttcattttcggCCCACCCAAAACATTCTTCCTGCATTTTTGCCCCTTTTGGTTATCGTCGATACGAACCCACACACCCCTCCACTCTCTCTCTCAGCTCAAAACAAAGCATCCCATCCCACCCCCACAAACCCTAATCATCAAGCGCATCTCACTTCTTTCATTCCCTTCATATTTTCCATTTTCTGGTACCCTCTCTTCTCCTATACAtttctctccttctctctctttACATCTTTTCAGTTTCCgtaattcttttttcattttaatctcttgtgaattttttgttgatttgatttgatttgtgaAATGGTTGAATCAAACAGTTCAGAGCACTTTATGCTTCCTGTGAAGAGGTCATCGATAGTTGAAGTCGGAGGAGGTAACGACAACGACGCCATTTCAGTGGAAAAGAAACTCAAGGCCACCGCTACTGCTATCGGTGATTCGTCGACGACGGTGACTATGGGAGGAACTGATTCTGTTAGCGCTAACAGCGGCCGCAATGCCGCTAATGGCCGTACCGGTAAAGCTCCGCTCGATCTGCGTAACTTCTCTGATATCGACGAGGATCTTCACAGCCGTCAACTTGCCGTCTATGGTCGTGAAACTATGCGTAGGCTTTTTGCGTCTAATATTCTCGTATCTGGCCTGCAAGGTCTTGGCGCTGAAACTGGTATATCTATCATTATTTGTTGTTTATGGTGTCTCGATTATCGCACTGTTTTTGTTGTACGTCCTGCATTTTGTTTTTCCACTTTGATTTGTTGCACTTGAGCCAAGGGTCTCTACCTCCACggggtagtggtaaggtctgtgtacactttaccctccccaaacaccacttgtgggatttcactgggtatgttgttgttgctattaacTGTGCTGGGATTGTAAATCTGGCATCAAAGGAGAATATAATGAAGTATGATTGTTTCTCTTATATGTAATGTTTACATTCCCAATTTTCACGCATGAAATTAGTTTACATTCTTGATAATttagcaacaacaacagcaatTCTTTTTCTTCGAGAAATGCGGTTTGCAAAAGAGGCTTGAGAAATATAGTAGTAAAAAATCATGATGAAAACGTCGAGGAAAAGGTTACAAATAATTTTGGATTGGATTGAAATAGGCCTGAATACTGTAGAATGGATAATGATGCATAGTTGATTGATAATGTGTGTTTGCATGTGCTCTTTAAGCCTACTTTTAGATATTTGAGATAGTGATAACTGATAACAATCGGAAGTGATTGCGATCCATCTATGTGCTGAAATGCATTTCTCAAAACAGGTTTAAGAGATCTAAGAGTAAAAAACTATGATGAAAATATCGAAAAAAAGATTACAAATAGTTTAGGATTGGATGGTAATATGTCTGAATATAATAGAATGGATAATTATGCATAATTGATTGATAATGTATGTGTTGCATGTGCTCTTTAAGTGACCTACTTTCGTTGATTTTCGAGATAGTAATAGCTATAACAAGAAGAAGTGATTGTGTGTCATCAATGTGCTGAATATGACATTAATTCTGTTAAAAGTTTGTTATAGAACGGAATGTGTTTCCTTATTGCAGCAAAGAACATTATTCTTGCGGGTGTGAAGTCTGTTACTTTGCACGATGAAGGAAATGTGGAGTTGTGGGATCTGTCTAGCAATTTTATCTTCACAGAGGAGGACATTGGGAAGAATAGGGCACTTGCTTCTGTCCAGAAGTTGCAAGAGCTAAACAATTCTGTCATTATCTCCACGTTGACGGATGCTTTGACTAAAGAACAACTTTCCAATTTTCAGGCAAGTAGACATGTGCCTGATGTTATTAATTTGAATGATTATGCATAATTTATCGTGTCTTCATGACTTACTGATTGTACGGCTGTTGTAATTTTGATGCAGTTGTTTTAAATCAGTCTCATACTAGTTGGACTGGCATATAAATAGTTGCCTGTTTGGTCTCTATTCGGCTCATTTTTTCCACTGCTCACTAATTATCTTTCTGGACAAAATAGAAGCTCTACAATCTCACACTTACCCCTATATTGACATACAAGTCCGAAAGACTAACCAAATCAATACCTAATCCAAATATAAATTTAGTTAAACCAAAATTGTGGTTTCTTTTCATGTAATAGTGATAATGGTTAAGACCCATGTTCAGATCAATTGTAGAAAGTGGAAGTCATTGTGATTTTCTATTTgagatgacaacaacaacaacaacatacccagtaaaatCCCACAAGTGGTAAGTTTTTATGTTTCCCAGAATAGAAATGACCTATACCCTGCTTAATTCCATAAAGTAAATACAACAACTACAACacacccaatatattcccacaaagtgaggtctggggagggtaaagtgttcGCAATCCGTACCACTACCTTAGAgatgaggtagagaggttattgCCGAttgacccccggctcaagacaattCCACAAAGTAAATATCTCTaatttattttccttcatatttattaaaagaaaCCTCTAGTTTATTTGTCTTTCAGTCACTCTGTCCAGGTTAAAAACTCTTGGCAAATTTCACCTATCCAAAAAAGAGCTCctagttttttttaaaatgtcactATAGTTGCAAGAAGGATATATGCCTTgatttatttaaaatatgataCTAGTTAAATGAAATTGTAGTTGCTTTCTATGATACAATGATAATGgttaaaatttcataaaacacaACTGACCTGTGTTCACATTTATTGTGGGAGTGACAGTTATTAAAACTTTTCAAGGATGAATTATCTTTACTATGTTAATGACAATTTGTTTGAGGAAATGTTTGTTTGGGCGGTGAAGCATTTGTTACAATGTTCGATGGGGGAAATAGCATCCTGAATGCACTTTACTTTATCTGCAGGCTGTTGTATTTACAGATATCAGCTTAGAGAAGGCTACTGAATTTGATGATTACTGTCATACTCACCAGCCTCCAATTGCTTTCATCAAAGCTGAAGTTCGAGGCCTTTTTGGTAGTGTGTTTTGTGACTTTGGCCCTCAATTTGTAGTTGCTGATGTTGATGGTGAGGATCCTCACTCAGGAATCATTGCGTCTATTAGCAATGACGACCCTGCTCTTGTGTCATGTATTGATGATGAGAGGCTCGAGTTTCAAGATGGGGACTTAGTTATATTTTCTGAAGTGCATGGCATGATAGAGCTGAATGATGGGAGgcctagaaaaataaaaagtgcaAGGccatattcatttactattgaaAACGATACCACAGAGTATGCAGCTTATGAAAAAGGGGGTATCGTCACTCAGGTCAAGGAGCCTAAAGTGTTGAAATTCAAGCCACTGCGACAAGCAATTAAGGATCCTGGTGACTTTCTTCTGAGTGACTTCTCCAAGTTTGACCGTCCACCTATTTTACACTTGGCTTTTCAGGCACTAGATAGGTTTGTGTCTGTATCAGGACGTTTCCCTGTTGCTGGATCTGAGGAAGATGCTCAGAAGCTAATATCATTTGTGACTGACATGAACAATAGTCTTGTTGGAAAACTTGAGGAGATTGATCAGAAACTTCTTCAGAAATTTGCATTTGGTGCAAGGGCTGTGCTAAACCCAATGGCGGCTATGTTTGGGGGTATTGTTGGGCAAGAAGTTGTGAAGGCTTGCTCTGGGAAGTTCCATCCACTTTATCAGGTCAGTAAATGAATTGTTGTAATTGAGCTAGAAGAACTCTTAATTCTTAAATTGCTTAAATTGTTTAATTGGGATGATCTGTTTAAGTTGTTGCTGCCTTGTTTGAACAAGTTCATGTTAGATCATATGGgacttttttctagatttttaacACCAATTAGAACGAAACGCAAGTGttgtctttcggaaacagcctttctacctcatcagaggtagaggtatggactgcgtacatcttgccccccccagaccccactaagtgggaatacactgggtttgttgttgttgttgtagaacgAAACGCAAGGGGAACTCTATATGAACATTATATCGCCTCTGAAGCATATGAGATGTTATGTCTGTGTCTTCTCGACTGTCAATATAGGTATCCCTAGGTATCTTTGGCACTGTGGTAACTGTTACTTGAAATTTTGGATGAAATTTGTTTTTGGTGCTGCATATTGCCTTTTGTTGTAATTTAATTTATGCTTGCTTTTTAATAGACGTGGAATGTTCTGTTACTGAATCATTTGTATTCAATTTGTTTGCGACAGTTTTTCTACTTTGACTCCGTTGAATCTCTTCCAACTGAACCATTGGATCCAAATGATTTGAAGCCCTTGAATAGTCGTTATGATGCCCAAATCTCAGTTTTCGGAAACAAGCTACAGAAGAAGCTGGAAGAGGCAAAAGCTTTTGTTGTTGGGTCTGGTGCGCTTGGGTGTGAGTTCTTGAAGAATTTAGCTCTCATGGGGGTTTGTTGTGGTGAAAAAGGAAAGCTAACAATTACAGATGATGATGTCATTGAGAAGAGCAACCTTAGTAGGCAATTCCTCTTCCGTGATTGGAACATTGGGCAAGCCAAGTCTACTGTCGCTGCTGCAGCTGCTTCTTTGATCAATCCTCACATTCACATTGAAGCACTGCAAAACCGTGCAAGCCCTGAAACAGAAAGTGTATTTGATGATACATTCTGGGAGAATTTGAGTGTTGTGGTCAATGCACTAGATAATGTGAATGCCAGGATTTACATTGATCAGAgatgtttgtattttcaaaaaccaTTATTGGAGTCTGGAACTCTGGGTGCCAAGTGCAATACTCAGATGGTAATTCCTCATCTCACAGAGAATTATGGTGCATCAAGGGATCCACCAGAAAAACAAGCACCTATGTGTACAGTTCACTCTTTCCCACACAACATCGATCATTGCTTAACATGGGCTCGGTCAGAATTTGAGGGTTTGCTTGAGAAGACGCCAGCTGAAGTTAATGCTTATCTGATCAATCCTAGCGACTacatatctgctatgcaaaaggcTGCTGATGCACAGGCCAGGGACACTTTGGATCGTGTTCTTGAATGCCTCGATAAGGAGAGATGTGATACATTTGAAGACTGCATAACCTGGGCTCGCCTGAGGTATAACCATCAAAAACCCAACCAAACTTTTACCCGTTTGAGCAGCTTGTTTATATAGGCTTTTAACCATTTGCTTTTCCTTGTAACCAGGTTTGAAGATTACTTTGCAGACCGTGTGAAGCAGTTGACATATACTTTCCCTGAGGATGCTACTACTACTAGTGGTGCTCCATTCTGGTCAGCACCAAAGCGTTTCCCTCGGCCATTGCAATTTTCTGTTGACGATGCCAGTCATCTTCAATTTCTTGTGGCAGCCTCGGTATTACGAGCAGAAACATTTGGCATTCCCATCCCAGATTGGGTTTACTCTCCTAGAAGGTTAGCTGGAGCTGTTGATAAAGTGATTGTCCCTGATTTCCATCCAAAGAAAGGTGTGAAGATTGTGACAGATGAAAAAGCAACCAGCATGTCTGCTTCATCCATAGATGATGCTGCAGTCATCAACGAGTTGGTGATGCAGCTGGAAACGTGTCGTCAGAGATTACCTTCAGGTTACAAGATGAACCCCATTCAATTTGAAAAGGTacacacactctctctctccctctccctcTCTCTGTCGCATGCATGTTGCATATGTCAAAGGCATCTTTTGAGAGCGGAATCATTTGGTTTGGTGGATGTGTTTCCTGGGAGGAAGAAAAGGATCTGGATctaacatgtatatacttgtgCTGAACTTATGGAACCACATGatgttttaataaattttatgagGTAGATAATGAAACTTCTATACCGTTATAGATattcaatttatgattttgtgtttcTTCCATCTGCTCTGTTAACTAAGTTTGTCTGAGTTACAGGACGATGACACCAACTATCATATGGACTTTATTGCTGGACTTGCAAACATGAGGGCTAGAAACTATAGCATCCCTGAAGTGGATAAACTGAAGGCCAAATTCATAGCAGGGAGGATCATTCCAGCAATTGCTACTTCTACTGCTATGGCCACTGGTCTTGTTTGTCTAGAGCTCTATAAGGTTTTGGCTGGAGGTCATAAGGTGGAGGATTACCGCAATACTTTCGCCAACTTGGCTCTTCCTTTATTTTCCATGGCTGAACCAGTTCCACCAAAGGTGATCAAGCATCAGGACATGAGCTGGACTGTGTGGGACAGGTGGATTTTGAAAGACAATCCAACTTTGAGGGAGCTTCTTCAGTGGCTTCAGAGCAAAGGTCTGAATGCTTATAG
The genomic region above belongs to Capsicum annuum cultivar UCD-10X-F1 unplaced genomic scaffold, UCD10Xv1.1 ctg5341, whole genome shotgun sequence and contains:
- the LOC124893064 gene encoding ubiquitin-activating enzyme E1 1-like, which gives rise to MLPVKRSSIVEVGGGNDNDAISVEKKLKATATAIGDSSTTVTMGGTDSVSANSGRNAANGRTGKAPLDLRNFSDIDEDLHSRQLAVYGRETMRRLFASNILVSGLQGLGAETAKNIILAGVKSVTLHDEGNVELWDLSSNFIFTEEDIGKNRALASVQKLQELNNSVIISTLTDALTKEQLSNFQAVVFTDISLEKATEFDDYCHTHQPPIAFIKAEVRGLFGSVFCDFGPQFVVADVDGEDPHSGIIASISNDDPALVSCIDDERLEFQDGDLVIFSEVHGMIELNDGRPRKIKSARPYSFTIENDTTEYAAYEKGGIVTQVKEPKVLKFKPLRQAIKDPGDFLLSDFSKFDRPPILHLAFQALDRFVSVSGRFPVAGSEEDAQKLISFVTDMNNSLVGKLEEIDQKLLQKFAFGARAVLNPMAAMFGGIVGQEVVKACSGKFHPLYQFFYFDSVESLPTEPLDPNDLKPLNSRYDAQISVFGNKLQKKLEEAKAFVVGSGALGCEFLKNLALMGVCCGEKGKLTITDDDVIEKSNLSRQFLFRDWNIGQAKSTVAAAAASLINPHIHIEALQNRASPETESVFDDTFWENLSVVVNALDNVNARIYIDQRCLYFQKPLLESGTLGAKCNTQMVIPHLTENYGASRDPPEKQAPMCTVHSFPHNIDHCLTWARSEFEGLLEKTPAEVNAYLINPSDYISAMQKAADAQARDTLDRVLECLDKERCDTFEDCITWARLRFEDYFADRVKQLTYTFPEDATTTSGAPFWSAPKRFPRPLQFSVDDASHLQFLVAASVLRAETFGIPIPDWVYSPRRLAGAVDKVIVPDFHPKKGVKIVTDEKATSMSASSIDDAAVINELVMQLETCRQRLPSGYKMNPIQFEKDDDTNYHMDFIAGLANMRARNYSIPEVDKLKAKFIAGRIIPAIATSTAMATGLVCLELYKVLAGGHKVEDYRNTFANLALPLFSMAEPVPPKVIKHQDMSWTVWDRWILKDNPTLRELLQWLQSKGLNAYSISYGSCLLYNSMFPKHKERMDRKLVDLAKEVAKADLPLYRKHFDVVVACEDDEDNDIDIPQVSIYFR